AAGGTCGTGAGGCCTTCGCTTTTTTGCTTTCAGGATTACTTCAACTTGCTGAATATTTGCACCATGGCTTGTTTATCGAGCGGGTCCATTTCCACGAGCTTCAATGATTTTACCATTTTTGCAGTAGCCGTTTTATAATGCAGGAAATGAGGTGTTTTCAGATGCGCTTCATAAGCCTTCCTGTTCGCGTAAATCTCAACGATCCTGATCTGGTCAGGCTGCTGTTGTTCTGCCATTGGGAAAATGGCAATGACCCCAGCTTCGATTTTTATGGAAGCTGCGGCTTCTTCCCTGAGGATGTCTTTGTACGTTTCCAGGTGTTCGGGCACTATTTCTATTTCTGCTATGCGCACCATTAGCTGATCATCGGTCGCTGTTTTTTGTGCAATGGCATTTGACAAGCCGAACGATAAGAAAAGCGCTGATATGATCTTTTTGAAAGAAGCTGAGCTCATGTTATTGAAATTTTGACAATTCAAAGGTAGGGCTTATCGGGTTGATGCCGTTGAAGGGAGCGTCGCAACGGCGGGTGAATAGCGGGAAGAAAGCTGACTGCATAAAAAAGCCCCGGCTTCCGCCAGGGCTCTATAAATAAGTTAAGCAACGACTACAGCTTCTTTACGATCGCTCTGAAGTTCTCTACGCTTGCTTTTACTTCGGGCACGCTGTTGTACCAGTTGTGTTCGTACTCGGCGGAGAAAACGCCTTTGAATCCTTGCTTCTTCAGTTCCCTCATCACACCTTCTACGTTGCTTACGCCGGTGCCCCAGATTACGTCGTGGGCTTTGGGCGCTTTTTCGTTCAGGTCTTTAAAGTGCAGGCTGTGGATGTGACCTTCGAGTTTTTGGATGCACTCCACTGGGTCGAGGCCGGAGCGTACCCAGTGGCCGATATCGGCGCAGGCACCCATGAGCGGGCTGCGGCCTTTGATGGCGGCGAGTACGGTATCAGGATGCCAGTAGTGGCTTGGTTTCGGGTGGTCGTGAATCGCGAGTTTGATCTGGTATTTGTCGCAAAGGCCAGATACGATATCGAGGTGCTCTTTACGCGGTTCGGCGGTGATGATGCCAATGCCCATGTCTTTTGCGAACTTGAAGGTTTGCTCCCACTCTTCTGCGTTACGGGCGTTTACTACGCCAAATGCCACCGCCTTGATCTTATGGCTTTTCAGCAGGTCGAGCACTTTCTTTTGCGTGGCAGCGTCCATATCCACCCGCATTTTACCTTCGATGCCACCGCCGAGCGTTTGACCGGGATAACATTCAACGTAGCTGAGTCCGCAGGAATCCAGTTTATTGAGAGCTTCCGCCAGGGTAAAGCGGTTAAATGTGTAAGATTGTGCGCCGAGCTTCCAGCCGAGTTTGGCGGATGCCTTGTCTTGTGCCTTCGACGTGGATGGAACGGCCCACAGAGCGCCGGCCAGCGCCAGGACCATTGTCAGTTTTTTCATACGAAACATCATGTTTAGGCTACCAAAATAACCTGTTTAGGGGACTAATGCAACAAAAAAGCCCGCGCCGTGATGAACGGCAGTATTGTTCACAAAATGGCAGGGAATTGGACCGTCTAAATGCTTTGTATGCTTCCGGAAAATTATTTGTAATTTAGTTAAGATATAGGAGAGATTATGAGAGGAACCGCATTTTTTAAGTTTGATCCGGCAGACGGGGCTAAACCGCCCTTCGAAAGGCTACTAGAAACCTTTACCCAGCTTTTGACTTACACCAGCGGCGACGCTGCCGAGGCATTGCAGTGGCTCACCGCCCTGGATAAAGAATACCAGCTTACCGACAAGAATTACGGAATCGGGGACTTCGTGCAGGACCTGAAGGATAAAGGCTACCTGAAAGAGAATGAGGAGAACGGGGAGATAAAAATCACCTCCAAAGCCGAGCAAACCATCCGCAAGAAGGCACTGGAAGAGATTTTCGGCCGGTTGAAACGCAGTAATACAGGCGACCACAATACCCGCAAATCCGGCTTGGGTGACGAGCAGAATGCAGAAACACGACCTTTCGAATTTGGCGACGGCCTGGAAAAGATCGACGTTACGGCATCTATCCGTAATGCGCAGATCAACCATGGTGTAGACAGCTTCCGCATCCAGCAGGACGACCTGGAGATCCGCGAAACCGACTTCAAGACGCAGACTTCCACCGCGCTGATGATCGACATTTCCCATTCCATGATTTTGTACGGCGAAGACCGCATCACACCAGCCAAAATGGTAGCGATGGCGCTGAGCGAACTGATAACCACGCGGTATCCGAAAGATACGCTGGACATCATCGTTTTTGGTAACGACGCCTGGCAGATCGAGATCAAGGACTTGCCCTACCTGCAGGTGGGACCGTACCACACCAATACCGTGGCCGGCCTCGAAATGGCGATGGACATCCTGCGGCGCAGGCGCAACCCGAATAAGCAAATCTTTATGATCACCGACGGGAAGCCAACCTGTTTGAAAGTAGGCCGGCAGTATTATAAGAACAGCTTCGGGCTGGACCGTAAAATACTGAACCGCACGTTGAACCTGGCGGCGCAATGCAAAAAGCTGAAGATCCCGATCACCACCTTTATGGTGGCCACCGATCCGTGGTTGCAGCAGTTCGTGAAAGAATTTACAGAAACCAATAACGGGAAAGCCTTCTTTTCCGGTACCGATAAACTGGGACAATTCCTCTTCTACGATTTCGAAAACAACAAAAGAAAGCTATTCTAATTAAACACAGGAGAACAAGAGATGGAGCATATCAAAACACTTGGAGCGTTAAGGAAGGCGGGGTACCAACCGAAGAGCGTTAAAGAAGAGATCAGGCAGAACCTGATGTTAAAATTGAAGAAGAAGGAAAGTACATTTCCCGGCATCGTAGGATACGAGGATACCGTAATACCCGATACGGAAAGGGCCTTACTTTCCCGCCACAACATCCTGTTCCTGGGCCTTCGCGGACAGGCGAAAACGCGTATGGCGCGGCAAATGATCGACTTACTGGACGAATATATACCTGTAGTAGCAGGCTCGGAGGTGAACGACAATCCGTTTGAACCCCTCTCCCGCTATGCACGCGACCTGGTGGCCGAAATGGGCGACGATACGCCGATCGAGTGGCTGAGCAGGGACCAGCGCTACGGTGAAAAACTGGCTACACCGGACGTGTCTGTGGCAGACCTTATCGGCGACATTGATCCCATTAAGGCTGCCAACTTAAAACTGAGTTATGCGGATGAAAGAGTGATCCACTTCGGCATCATCCCACGCTCTAACCGCGGCATCTTCGTGATCAACGAGCTGCCCGACTTGCAGGCGCGTATCCAGGTATCGCTGTTTAATATCCTGCAGGAAGGCGACATCCAGTTCCGTGGATTTAAAGTGCGTATGCCGCTCGACATCCTGTTCGTGTTCACCGCTAACCCGGAGGACTACACGAACCGTGGTGCGATCGTAACGCCGTTGAAAGACAGGATCGAAAGCCAGATCATTACCCACTACCCGAAGAATATAGAAAACTCACTCGTTATTACCGAACAGGAAGCGCGTATACATGACGAACAAAAATCGCGTGTAACCATGGCTCCCCTGGTAAAACGCCTGGTGGAACAAGTAGCGTTCGAAGCGCGCAACAGCGAGCTGGTTGATAAAAAGAGCGGCGTATCTGCCCGTTTAACGATTGCTGCATTTGAAAATGCCGTGAGCGCAGCGGAACGTAGAGCCATCATCAACAACGAGAAAAGTACTTATGTACGTGTAACCGACCTGCTGGGCATTGTGCCGGCCATCACCGGTAAAATAGAACTGGTGTACGAAGGCGAGCAGGAAGGTCCGTTACAGGTGGCGTATAACCTGGTTGATAAATCCATCCGCAGTGTATTTGCCCACTACTTCCCGAACCCGGATTCGTTTAAGAAGAAGAAAGGCGGGGCCGACAACAACCCTTATCGCGCTATCGTACAATGGTTCGACGCAGGCAATGCGGTGCACCTCATGCAGGACGCGACCGACAAAAAGTACGAGGAATCGCTGAAAAAAGTAACCGGCTTATCCGAAATGGTATCTTCGGTATTCCCGAAAGCGACCAATAAGGAACTATTATTGTGGATGGAACTGGTGTTGCACGGACTGGCGGCACACAGCCTGCTCAGCAAAAAAACAGTGGAAACGGAAACCCGCTTCTCCGACCTGTTGGGTACGATGATGAATTTTAATACGAGCAACGACCGCGACCTGGACGAAGAGGAAGACCGCTTCTAAAAGGATCGCATTTAACTTATACAACGCCTTTCGTGGTTTACTACTGCGAAAGGCGTTTTAGTTAGATGTGTAGCCTGTTATCAAAATTATTATTCGTGTCAGAAAAACACTATATTGTTTCTTATTCCACATCACTGATAATTGATAAATCATGACACATTCCAGACGACAATTCCTGTCCACAGCCTCCATGCTGATGGCTGGAGCTGCCCTCCCCTCCGCCCTGCATGGCTTTCATCGCGTAGCGGCTGCCGATAAACTGAACGTTGGCGCCATTGGTATTAACGGCATGGGCTGGTCCGACCTCAATTCCATTCTTAAAGTATCCGGCGTAAACTGCATCGGCATTTGCGATGTTGATAAATCCGTCATCGATAAACGCCTGGGCGACCTGGCAAAACAAAACCAAAAGCCGACTGTTTACAGCGACTACCGCAAACTGCTGGAGAATAAAGATATCGATGCCGTGATCATCGGCACACCCGACCACTGGCATTGCCTGCAAATGGCAGACGCTGTTGCCGCCGGCAAACACGTGTATGTAGAAAAGCCGATCGGCAATTCCATCGCAGAATGTAACGTGATGGTCGCTGCACAGGAAAAAAGCGGCAAAGCTGTACAGGTGGGCCAATGGCAACGCAGCCAGAAACACTTTAACGACGCCATCGCGTTCGTGCACAGTGGCAAACTGGGGCAAGTAAGGCTGGTGAAAGTGTGGGCTTACATGGGCTGGATGAAACCGGTGCCTGTGCAACCAGACGGTACGCCTCCTGCAGGTGTAGACTATGCACAATGGCTCGGTCCCGCGGAAAAGAGACCGTTCAACCCGAACCGTTTCCACTTCAACTTCCGCTGGTTCTGGGATTATGCGGGCGGCCTGATGACCGACTGGGGCGTGCACCTGATCGACTATGCACTGTATGGTATGAAAGCAAAATATCCAAAGTCGGTGATGGCTTCCGGTGGCAAGTTTGCTTACCGGGACGATGCAGCGGAAACTCCAGATACCCTCACCACCGTGTACGAGTTCGACGGCTTCAATATGCTGTGGGAACATGCTACCGGTATCGACAACGGTCCGTACGGCCGCACGCACGGCATTGCGTTCGTTGGTAACAACGGCACCCTCGTACTGGATCGTGGTGGCTGGGAAGTGATTCCTGAGAAAGGTAAAATGGAAGCGGTGCCTTACACCAAATCCGTGGACAATGGCCTTGATCTGCATACCAAAAACTTTGTAGACGTGATCAGGTCGGGCAACCTCAACGATTTGAAGACCCCTATCCAAACCGGCGCGTTAGTTGCGGTAAATGCTCAAATGGGCAACATTGCGTATAAAACAGGAAAAAAGGTATATTGGGACGGTCAAAAAGGCCAGTTTACCGATAAAGACGCTAACAAATACTTGTCGGCGGGTTATCATAACGGCTATAAATTACCGAAAGTTTAAATTCTAATAATACCCACATCATGCAGAAAAGATTCCTATTAGGGGCCGCACTGTCCTTGTTTTGCGCAACAAGCTTCGCCCAGGAAAACAAAGCGAAAATGAAACCAGAAGACACAGAGGTTTGGTCACCCGTTCCGAAAAAAGTAACGCCTGGCGCTAACAATACCGCGCCTTCCGACGCGATCGTACTGTTCGACGGTAAAAACCTCGACGCATGGACGAAAGACAATGGCTCACCGGCCCATTGGACCGTTGGCGATGGCGCAATGACCGTTGCGAAAGGCGGCGGTATCAAAACCAAACAACAATTCGGCAGCTTCCAGCTGCATATCGAATGGCGCTCCCCCGCTAAAGTGGTGGGTGAAGGCCAGGGCCGCGGTAACTCCGGCATCTTTATGCAGGAATTGTATGAACTGCAGGTACTGGATAGCTACGAAAGCAAAACCTACTCTAACGGTCAGGCAGGCTCATTTTACAAACAACGCATCCCCCTGGTAAATCCGACCAAGGGCCCGGGGGAGTGGCAAACCTACGACGTAATCTGGACTGCCCCTGTGTTTAATGCAGATGGCATCCTGGTATCGAAAGCCCGTGCTACCGTACTGCTGAACGGCGTTCTGGTACAGAACAACGTGGAACTGGACGGCCCTACAGAATACATTGGTATTCCAAAATACGTGGCGCATGGCAAGAAAAGCATCGCGCTGCAGGACCACGGCAATCCTGTTAGCTTCAGGAATGTATGGATCAGGGAGTTGTAATTTTCTGATGAAAAATATGGAAGGGCTGGTCATAGACCGGCCCTTTTTTTATGCCGGGACATCAACTGATTTATTATCTTTCGGTATGCGACTAACCGCTTATCTCTTTCTCCTATTTACCACGTTGCCCACCATTTGTTTCAGCCAACAGGCAGATGAGCAACTGGAGCAGATCATTCACCGTTTTGGCGAAAAGAGCCGGGTGCGGGCGCTGCCTGCAGTGTACCTGCACCTCGACAAAACCGTGTACGTACGTAATGAACACATCTGGTTTACCGCTTACCTGATCAACGGGGCGCCTGAAACCGCCCATACCTTATATGTTTCCCTCACCGACCCGATGAAAAAGCGCACCGTACTACGCGAGCAATTTGTGCTGAGCAACTTCCTGGCACAGGGTTACCTGATGCTGCCCGACAGCCTGGAAACCGGGGAATATCGCCTCACCGCCTATACGAACAGCTATTTGCAAGACCAGCGACAGGAAGTATTTCAGCAGGCGATCAGTGTAAGGGCACCGGACAAAAGCCGGTTACAGGTGGCGGATATGAGTCAGCCCGGGGATTACGGGCAGCCGTTAAAAGTAAAATATAAAGTCACCAACTACGAACAAAAACCGGCAGATAAAGAAGACTTCGTGTATGCGTTATACATGAATAACCGGATGCTGGATTCCGGCCGTAAAAAGACCGATATATGGGGCGAGGTACCCTTGCAACTAAAGGCGCCGCCGGATACGGTGAGCGAACTTGTGTTGGATGTAAAAGCCTATTACAAAAACGAATCGAAATCTACCCGCCTGCCGGTGGCGATGAATGAACCGCTGCGTATGCGCTGGTTCCCGGAAGGCGGGCAACTGGTAGAAGGCAGAAGAATGCGCGTAGCTTTCGAGATCACCGAGAAAGGCCGGGCGTTGGCGGTTTCAGGCACCTTGTTCGCAGATGGGTTGCCTGTCACCACCTTCACCTCCAATACGGCTGGCCGCGGCTGGATGTATTTTGTACCGTTTGCCGGCAAAAAGTACACCGTACAACTAAACGACCGTAAAACAGCAGTAACGGCCGCGTTACCGGAGATTAAACCCGACGGGTACACGCTGTTCGTTACCACAGGCCTGCCAGGCGATACGCTCACGGCAGAAATCACGGCGCCGAAGGACGAAAACGATTGTTACGTTGTTCTGCACAACTACCACGAAGCCTTCTTTTCCGGCGCGGTAAACCTGCCGCAGGGCGCGGCACGCATCAAAATACCTTTACATGATATGCCGCGCGGCATGGCAAACCTTACCTTGTTCGATAAACAAGGCGAACCGGTGGCAGAACGGGCAGTGATGCTGCAGAACGCGAAACGCCTGAACGTGAGCATCACTACAGATTCTGCTGAGTACCATACCCGATCGAAAGTGAAAACGACAATCAAAGTCACCAACAATAAAGGAGAGCCGGTAAAGGCCGTACTATCAGTGGGCATGGCGCTCGACAAACGCATCGACACCTTACGTTTCCGGAATATTGACCGGTACTATTACTTCGAACAACACCTGCCGGCCGCTACCCTGTTGCCTGCACATCGTTTCTTTGAGAACGAGCAGCAGCTGGAAGAACTTTTGCTCACCAAATGCTGGACGCGCTATCAACCCAAAGCGGAGCCACTGCCAGCACCGCAGGTATACGACGAAAACCTGCATGGACAGGTATTGTTGCGGCAAAAGCCGTTGAGGCGGCCCGCTACGATGTTGTTACTGAGCACCGAAAGCTCTTCGCTCCTGACCACCGATTCGGCCGGACGGTTTCGCATTTCGTACGAGCAGCTGCGCGGGCCGGCAGATACAAAATTCTCCATCACCGCATTGGGCGGCGAGCGGCGTACGGAGCTGCAGGATTATTCAGTAGTGTTGGACAAGAACCCGCTGGACACGCTGAACAGGCAACTCACAGAAGTGTATATTCCCTATCAGCCTTTGAAAGAAGACATCTTATCCGCAGAAGAAAAAATAAAGATGAAGTCGATGCTGAAGGAAGTAGTGGTGAAAGCGCGCAACGAGGACTACTATAACGAGTTTCGCAGCAAGACCTGCAACGACTGGGTATGCATGTACAACGTGCTTAACTGCCGCAATCACCCTTACGGCACCAAACCGGAGAGCGGCATGCAATATAAATATGGCAGCGGCATGGTTACCTATCGCGCCTGCGCGCAGGACAGTGCAGCCGCTACGGCTTTCATGAAAAAGATACACGGCACCTGGTATACGAAAGAGTTTTACCTGGCGGACTACAGCACCTTTAATCCACCCGACCCCGAAATGCATACGACCATCTACTGGAACCATAGTGCGATGACCGACAATAATGGCGAACTGCATTTAAGTTTTTACACCAATGACCTTACCGGGCGTTTCGCCTTTATTGCAGAAGGTTTCAGCGACGAGGGTGTCATGAGCGGGCGGGGATGGATAAGGGTGGTAGATAAATAAACGGAGGCCGTGCCAGAGGGCACAGCCACATTTCTTTTGTGAATTTTTAATTCATTTGAGAGCACTAATAAAATTAACTGGCCTGGCTGAAAAGCGCGGGCCCTAACATAGTCTGTAAGCGAAGATTAAAAAATCTTAAAGTTGTCATATAACATCTAGGTATAGGGAGCAAATACATGTCCTAATCGTCAATTAAAATCTTAATATCATGCCCCCCACCCTGAACTTCAAGCCGTTTAATGCCGGGCGCCGGAGTGCCGGGCCTTAATCCGATTCAAAAAAAACAAGGGGGAGCCGTGATGTAACAAACAACGGTCTCCTGGAGACCGCAGGTCAACATTGGATGCAACTAAACTTCTTCGTATTGATTGACACAGGTACTTCTCTTTAACTACGATGTAAAAATATAGCAGCGATATCCTATTGTATAGTACAAATTGGCAGCTGTAGTGCTTTATTTTATAAGCGCGTCAAAAAAGAGATAGCTGTTATTTTAAGCGGGCAAGAAATTCGGCTTTTTTGCGGACAGATACTTCCAGCACCCGGCCGTCGGTCATTTCTACGCTGCCGCCTTTGCCGTTATGGTATTTCCTTACGTGGTTCAGGTTAACGAGGTGGGAGTCGTGGATGCGGCAAAACGTTTCTGACGGCAGCTGTGCTTCAAATTCCTTGAGGCTGCCAGACACCAGCAGGCTACTGCCCTTCTGGAACCCAAAGCGGGTGTAAGCGCCCTCCGCACTGCAATATAGTATTTCCTCGAACGCATAGAGCGTAAACCCTTCTTTATCGCGCAGCGCGATCTTACCCAGCGGTTTATCGGGCCGCAGCTGGGGGATTAATTCATTCAAACGGTTGCCAATGTCCTGCTCACGGATGCGTTTTTCGGCTTTGCTGACGGCACGGCGCAGATCGTCTATTTCGATGGGTTTGAGGATAAAGTCGAGGGCATTGTATTTAAAGCCTTTTACGGCGTAGTGATCGTGCGCGGTGACAAGTATCACTTCAAAATTTACAGGGCTTAAGCGATCTAACAGATCGAAGGCGTTGCCGGTATGCATTTCTATATCGAGGAACACCAGTTGGGGACGAACGGTGGCAATAACGTCTACCGCCTCATCGAGGGTCTCCGCTTTTCCCGATACGGTAATGTCCGGGCAGTATTGGTTCAGCATCTTCTTTAGCAGCGATAAATTTCTTGGTTCGTCATCTACTAATACGCATTTGATCATCATAACGCCTTTAATTTGTACCTCCAGTGATCAGCGGATAGCGCACTTCTACGCTCGTCCCCTGGCCGTCTGGCAGGTCATTCACTTTAATTCCGATACTGGAAGATATCGATTTATTCATCATACTGATGCGCTCCCTCGTAATTCTGGTACCCCAAGATACATGCCCCGATGGCCGGTCGCGGGTAGTGGCATTGCGCCCTACACCATTGTCGGTCACCATGCAGATGATATTACGCTGCGCCAGTTTAAATACGATCGTTACTTGTCCTTCCTTTTCTTTTAATCCACGAATGCCATGGTGCACGGCATTTTCAACGATCGGTTGCAACACCATGCCCGGCCACATGGCTTCCTCAACGTTAATACCCGCATCTACCGAAATAGAAAAACTAAAACGTTGCTGGAAGCGCATTTGTTCAAGCTCCAGGTAAGTACGCAGGTAACGCACCTCGTCCTGGATGGTGATATTGTGCTGCATACTCATGTCCAGCGTTTGGCGAATGAGGCGTGCAAAGCGGCTCAGGTAGCGGTTTGCGCTCTCCATATCCTGGTCGATAATAAACTCCTGCACGGAATTCAGACAGTTAAAAATAAAGTGCGGGTTCATCTGCGCGCGCAGGGCCTTTTGTTCCAGCTCCTGCAGCTGCCGCGTTACTTCCCTTTCTGCCGTTTCTTTTTTACGGAGGATGCGTAAACGCCAGCTGATAAACAACCATGTTAAACCTATAAGTAGCACGGCGGCGAGCAGCATAAACCAGAGATTCAGCCAGAACGGGCCTTCTACGGCCAGCGGCAGGGTAAGTGTGGCACTTTGCAAGCCGAAACGATTTACGGCGTACAACTCGAGATTGTAACGACCAGGCGGCAGCGAGATCAGGTCCAGCGATGTTTGCCGGATCTGCTTCCAGGAGCTGTCCTGCTCTTTCAGGCGGTAGTAATAAGTGATATCGCCTTCACTTTTGTAAGATAATGCGGCATATTCCAGGTGCACGTTGTTGTTGCGATAGTTCAACATCGGCAGGTTTGCCGGATCTTCCTTTTTACCATTGATGCGCACCATGAGCAAACGCAGGTCGCAGCGGGAATAGGGCGCTCCCATATGCCGGTCGAAGTAAGTGATGCCTTCCTGCGTGCCTGCGTAAATGCGGTCGCCATCCAGCAGGATGCTGTTCACCATATCAGACGCCAGCCCGTCAGCCTGCGTGTAGTGTACAACGTTAGTTCTCCTGCCGCTCAGTACCACATGGTCCAGGCCTTTATCCGTACCGATCCACAGCACCGAATCGTGTGCTTCTATGCAACGTACGTTATTACTGATCAATCCATCTTCTTTCGAGAGGTGCCGCACGATCTTGTTCCCCAGCAGGGCCGTCACACCCTTGTCGGTAGCTACCCATATCCACCCGCTCCCCTCTTTGATGGCGCGTACACTGCCTTTTAACAATTCGCTGGTATCGGAGAAGCGGAACACATCGCCACCTGGTTTAGGCAATAACTCCAGGCCGGTGAGCGCGCCGTAATAGATGCTGTCGTTCCTGTAATAGAGCGCAGACGCTGCGTTGTGGCCTAGCTGTGCGTGTATCTTATTCGGTTTGTCGATCTCCATGAGATGAATACCATCCGGTCCGGCGACAATTACTTCCCGGTCATTTTTAATCGCGAGGCCTTTGATCGGTCCGTAAGATGTTAGGGTATGCGGGGGACGATTACCTTTTTTTACCACGAGCGACTGCCCTAAACTTAACATCAGCAGATCGTTATGCGCGGCCATATGCGTTACCGGGCGACGAACGAATTGATCCTGTTCTACACTAAAGCCATCCTCCGTGGGTTGTAATGTAAAATAGCCAAGATCTGTACCGGAGTGAATTTGTCCGCCGTGTTTCTTCAGGCTGTATACAGACACCTTTTGATTATTCCCGGAAGTTTTGAGCACGTTGCGGAACTGATCGGAACTAATGCGGTATACACCGTCGTTAAGCGTAGCCACCCACACATTCCCTTCCCGGTCGCGCAGTACGTTACTTACATTTTTGTTGGGCAGATACGTGCTTACGACCTTACGCCGGATGATATTGAACACTTCACCGCCCCGGACCGAGTTCATAAGAATGAGCGAATCGTTAAGCCGGCAGGCCGTATTGAGCGCGGGCACATCCATCTCGTAATCGAGCCCGTACTTTGTTGATATAATGCGATAAACGTTAGGTCTGACAATAAAACCGAGCATATCATCCTCCATGATGCACTGCACGCCCGATACCATGGCGGAATGCGGCAGTTCGAATACGTGATGAAACCGGTTGTTTTTATATTCCAGTATGCCCCATCGGTACATGAAGTAATGCCGCCCGGTATGACTGATGCTCATGCTCACCATGCCGGCGCCAGTCATAACGAACCGCGTAGGGTACGATACCTTATCATCCGGCGTGATCTGGAACAGGTTACTTTTATCTATAATACTGATCTGCCGCTGCGCATTTTCAACGATGCCCACGATATAGCCGTTGAGGTACAGCTTATTCAGCATACTATCGTTCCGCTGCGTATGAATGTAGCCGTTTTGGTAATAGCACACGGAATGTTTGTAAGGCGCGAGCCATACCCGTCCTTTCGAATCGCAGAACAGGCGGATGATTTCATTATTGGAGAGGCCATCGGCCGTGGTAAAGTTTTTAAAATGGGTGCCATCGAAGCGGCTGACGCCCGTTTCCGTAGCGAACCACATAAAGCCTTCCTTGTCCTGTACCATGCTGTACACAACCGGGCCGGCAAGGCCATCGCGCTCATTGTAATGCCGATAATTAAACTCCTGACCGGCAGCGGGTTTTACGATCACAACAAGCAAACACA
This genomic interval from Chitinophaga horti contains the following:
- a CDS encoding putative quinol monooxygenase; the encoded protein is MSSASFKKIISALFLSFGLSNAIAQKTATDDQLMVRIAEIEIVPEHLETYKDILREEAAASIKIEAGVIAIFPMAEQQQPDQIRIVEIYANRKAYEAHLKTPHFLHYKTATAKMVKSLKLVEMDPLDKQAMVQIFSKLK
- a CDS encoding sugar phosphate isomerase/epimerase family protein produces the protein MKKLTMVLALAGALWAVPSTSKAQDKASAKLGWKLGAQSYTFNRFTLAEALNKLDSCGLSYVECYPGQTLGGGIEGKMRVDMDAATQKKVLDLLKSHKIKAVAFGVVNARNAEEWEQTFKFAKDMGIGIITAEPRKEHLDIVSGLCDKYQIKLAIHDHPKPSHYWHPDTVLAAIKGRSPLMGACADIGHWVRSGLDPVECIQKLEGHIHSLHFKDLNEKAPKAHDVIWGTGVSNVEGVMRELKKQGFKGVFSAEYEHNWYNSVPEVKASVENFRAIVKKL
- a CDS encoding vWA domain-containing protein, with the protein product MRGTAFFKFDPADGAKPPFERLLETFTQLLTYTSGDAAEALQWLTALDKEYQLTDKNYGIGDFVQDLKDKGYLKENEENGEIKITSKAEQTIRKKALEEIFGRLKRSNTGDHNTRKSGLGDEQNAETRPFEFGDGLEKIDVTASIRNAQINHGVDSFRIQQDDLEIRETDFKTQTSTALMIDISHSMILYGEDRITPAKMVAMALSELITTRYPKDTLDIIVFGNDAWQIEIKDLPYLQVGPYHTNTVAGLEMAMDILRRRRNPNKQIFMITDGKPTCLKVGRQYYKNSFGLDRKILNRTLNLAAQCKKLKIPITTFMVATDPWLQQFVKEFTETNNGKAFFSGTDKLGQFLFYDFENNKRKLF
- a CDS encoding sigma 54-interacting transcriptional regulator, which gives rise to MEHIKTLGALRKAGYQPKSVKEEIRQNLMLKLKKKESTFPGIVGYEDTVIPDTERALLSRHNILFLGLRGQAKTRMARQMIDLLDEYIPVVAGSEVNDNPFEPLSRYARDLVAEMGDDTPIEWLSRDQRYGEKLATPDVSVADLIGDIDPIKAANLKLSYADERVIHFGIIPRSNRGIFVINELPDLQARIQVSLFNILQEGDIQFRGFKVRMPLDILFVFTANPEDYTNRGAIVTPLKDRIESQIITHYPKNIENSLVITEQEARIHDEQKSRVTMAPLVKRLVEQVAFEARNSELVDKKSGVSARLTIAAFENAVSAAERRAIINNEKSTYVRVTDLLGIVPAITGKIELVYEGEQEGPLQVAYNLVDKSIRSVFAHYFPNPDSFKKKKGGADNNPYRAIVQWFDAGNAVHLMQDATDKKYEESLKKVTGLSEMVSSVFPKATNKELLLWMELVLHGLAAHSLLSKKTVETETRFSDLLGTMMNFNTSNDRDLDEEEDRF
- a CDS encoding Gfo/Idh/MocA family protein, with the protein product MTHSRRQFLSTASMLMAGAALPSALHGFHRVAAADKLNVGAIGINGMGWSDLNSILKVSGVNCIGICDVDKSVIDKRLGDLAKQNQKPTVYSDYRKLLENKDIDAVIIGTPDHWHCLQMADAVAAGKHVYVEKPIGNSIAECNVMVAAQEKSGKAVQVGQWQRSQKHFNDAIAFVHSGKLGQVRLVKVWAYMGWMKPVPVQPDGTPPAGVDYAQWLGPAEKRPFNPNRFHFNFRWFWDYAGGLMTDWGVHLIDYALYGMKAKYPKSVMASGGKFAYRDDAAETPDTLTTVYEFDGFNMLWEHATGIDNGPYGRTHGIAFVGNNGTLVLDRGGWEVIPEKGKMEAVPYTKSVDNGLDLHTKNFVDVIRSGNLNDLKTPIQTGALVAVNAQMGNIAYKTGKKVYWDGQKGQFTDKDANKYLSAGYHNGYKLPKV
- a CDS encoding 3-keto-disaccharide hydrolase, with product MKPEDTEVWSPVPKKVTPGANNTAPSDAIVLFDGKNLDAWTKDNGSPAHWTVGDGAMTVAKGGGIKTKQQFGSFQLHIEWRSPAKVVGEGQGRGNSGIFMQELYELQVLDSYESKTYSNGQAGSFYKQRIPLVNPTKGPGEWQTYDVIWTAPVFNADGILVSKARATVLLNGVLVQNNVELDGPTEYIGIPKYVAHGKKSIALQDHGNPVSFRNVWIREL
- a CDS encoding LytR/AlgR family response regulator transcription factor, giving the protein MMIKCVLVDDEPRNLSLLKKMLNQYCPDITVSGKAETLDEAVDVIATVRPQLVFLDIEMHTGNAFDLLDRLSPVNFEVILVTAHDHYAVKGFKYNALDFILKPIEIDDLRRAVSKAEKRIREQDIGNRLNELIPQLRPDKPLGKIALRDKEGFTLYAFEEILYCSAEGAYTRFGFQKGSSLLVSGSLKEFEAQLPSETFCRIHDSHLVNLNHVRKYHNGKGGSVEMTDGRVLEVSVRKKAEFLARLK